One genomic window of Natronorubrum halophilum includes the following:
- a CDS encoding polysaccharide deacetylase family protein: protein MGSVVISLDAELGWGFHDLTDPPSERVESGRRGWNVMLELLEEFDVPATWAVVGHLMLESCDGTHADHPAPPGWFDRERGEWRDREDLRFGPDLVTDILEADVDHEFASHSFSHVLFGRPETDRQLAVAELERSTEIAAAWDQTVDSFIYPRNDVGHRDVLADYGVSAYRGKSPTRDGVRGVFDSTVRDHSMVVEPEIDEYGLVNVPASMFLFGFEGPARTVAESIWTDPMLELARRGIDDAVRSDGIFHMWLHPNNLTNERDDRRMRAILAYIERRRSETDLTVETMCDVAKRVTQSRGVDGTESGVDAQARASWN from the coding sequence CGTCATCTCCCTCGATGCCGAACTCGGCTGGGGATTTCACGACCTTACGGACCCACCGAGCGAGCGGGTCGAATCGGGCCGCCGCGGCTGGAACGTCATGCTCGAGTTACTCGAGGAGTTCGACGTCCCGGCGACGTGGGCCGTCGTCGGCCACCTCATGCTCGAGTCCTGTGACGGCACGCACGCCGATCACCCTGCACCGCCGGGCTGGTTCGACCGCGAACGCGGCGAGTGGCGCGACCGCGAGGATCTCCGCTTCGGCCCCGACCTCGTCACGGACATCCTCGAGGCCGACGTCGACCACGAGTTCGCCAGCCACTCGTTTTCTCACGTGCTCTTCGGGAGACCCGAGACGGATCGCCAACTCGCCGTCGCCGAACTCGAGCGCAGTACCGAGATCGCCGCCGCGTGGGACCAGACCGTCGACTCGTTCATCTATCCGCGCAACGACGTCGGTCACCGCGACGTGTTGGCCGACTACGGCGTTTCGGCCTACCGCGGCAAATCGCCGACTCGAGACGGCGTTCGCGGCGTCTTCGATTCGACCGTCCGCGATCACTCGATGGTCGTCGAACCCGAGATCGACGAGTACGGACTGGTCAACGTTCCGGCCTCGATGTTCCTCTTCGGCTTCGAGGGGCCAGCACGGACCGTCGCCGAGTCGATCTGGACCGACCCCATGCTCGAACTGGCTCGCCGAGGTATCGACGATGCAGTACGATCGGACGGGATCTTCCACATGTGGCTTCACCCGAACAATCTGACGAACGAACGGGACGATCGTCGCATGCGAGCGATCCTCGCCTATATCGAGCGCCGCCGATCGGAGACCGATCTCACCGTCGAAACGATGTGCGACGTTGCGAAGCGAGTCACGCAGTCGCGCGGGGTCGACGGAACCGAAAGCGGCGTCGACGCGCAGGCGAGAGCGAGCTGGAACTGA